Proteins from one Microbacterium proteolyticum genomic window:
- a CDS encoding extracellular solute-binding protein has translation MRRRILATAVAATGILALSACSGGGGGASGMDAKGPITIWYSNNAAEIAWGQQMVEAWNADHPDEQITAQEIPAGSSSEEVIGAAITAGNAPCLVFNTSPAAVPGFQRQGGLVNLSDFPDGEQYITERSGDLADQYRSDDGGFYQLPWKSNPVMIFYNKDLFAKAGLDPEKPQLSTYDEFLATSQKLKAAGVSDYAINPAPTSEFFQSWFDFYPLYAAQTGGKQLVEDGKATFNDADGEAVANFWRTIYADELAGNEQYQGDAFADGKAAMAIVGPWAVSVYKDKVNWGAVPVPTEKGTAADQTWTFSDAKNVGLFTACQNKGTAWEVLKFATSQEQDGKWLEETGQMPLRTDLTTTYADYFSANPAYQQFGDQAARTVEVPNVVSSVEIWQAFRDEYSKAVIFGEEDVNTFLSNAQTQIDQLAAGK, from the coding sequence ATGCGACGACGCATTCTCGCCACAGCAGTAGCCGCCACCGGCATCCTCGCCCTCTCCGCGTGCAGCGGAGGCGGCGGTGGAGCATCCGGAATGGATGCCAAGGGCCCCATCACCATCTGGTACTCGAACAACGCCGCCGAGATCGCGTGGGGCCAGCAGATGGTCGAGGCCTGGAACGCCGACCACCCCGACGAGCAGATCACGGCGCAGGAGATTCCCGCCGGGTCCTCCAGCGAGGAGGTCATCGGCGCGGCGATCACCGCCGGCAACGCCCCGTGCCTGGTGTTCAATACCTCGCCCGCGGCCGTGCCCGGCTTCCAGCGCCAGGGGGGCCTCGTGAACCTGTCGGACTTCCCCGACGGCGAGCAGTACATCACCGAGCGCAGCGGCGACCTCGCCGACCAGTACCGCTCCGACGACGGCGGCTTCTACCAGCTGCCGTGGAAGAGCAACCCGGTGATGATCTTCTACAACAAGGACCTCTTCGCCAAGGCCGGCCTCGACCCGGAGAAGCCGCAGCTGTCGACGTACGACGAGTTCCTCGCGACCTCGCAGAAGCTGAAGGCGGCCGGCGTCTCGGACTACGCCATCAACCCGGCGCCCACGAGCGAATTCTTCCAGTCGTGGTTCGACTTCTACCCGCTCTACGCCGCGCAGACCGGCGGGAAGCAGCTCGTCGAGGACGGCAAGGCGACCTTCAACGACGCCGACGGTGAGGCCGTCGCGAACTTCTGGCGCACGATCTACGCCGACGAGCTCGCCGGCAACGAGCAGTACCAGGGCGACGCGTTCGCCGACGGCAAAGCCGCGATGGCCATCGTCGGACCCTGGGCCGTGTCGGTCTACAAGGACAAGGTCAACTGGGGCGCCGTGCCCGTCCCCACCGAGAAGGGCACCGCGGCCGACCAGACCTGGACCTTCAGCGACGCGAAGAACGTCGGCCTTTTCACCGCGTGCCAGAACAAGGGCACCGCGTGGGAGGTGCTGAAGTTCGCCACCAGCCAGGAGCAGGACGGCAAATGGCTCGAGGAGACCGGCCAGATGCCTCTCCGCACCGACCTGACCACGACCTACGCCGACTACTTCAGCGCCAACCCGGCCTACCAGCAGTTCGGCGACCAGGCCGCCCGCACCGTCGAGGTGCCCAACGTCGTCAGCTCGGTCGAGATCTGGCAGGCGTTCCGCGACGAGTACTCCAAGGCGGTCATCTTCGGCGAAGAGGACGTGAACACCTTCCTCTCCAACGCCCAGACCCAGATCGACCAGCTCGCGGCGGGGAAGTGA
- a CDS encoding dihydrolipoyl dehydrogenase family protein encodes MSEREFDLIVIGAGPVGENVADRAVQAGLTAVIVESELVGGECSYWACMPSKALLRSGAALRAARDVDGAKQAVTGDLDIAAVLRRRDSMTSNWNDAGQVSWLEGAGIELVRGHGRLTGEKTVRVTADDGTTTDLVARHAVAVCTGSAALLPGIPGLADIEPWTSREATAVQSIPGSLAILGGGVVGAELATAFASLGAEVTIIARSGLLGGTEPFAGELVADSLRARGVTVKTGVDATAARRDDDGRRVLELSDGTAVTADEVLVATGRVPRTTDLGLDAVGLEEGSWLDVDDTLLVRGYDWLYAVGDVNHRALLTHQGKYQARAAGDVIAVRAQGGEVDDSPWGAHVATADHDAVPQVTFTDPEVASVGLTAAAAEKRGLNVKVLDYDLAHVAGSSEQSDAYAGKARAIVDLDRGVLVGATFVGPDIAELLHSATVAIVGEVPVKRLWHAVPSYPTVSEVWLRLLETLGRDSA; translated from the coding sequence ATGAGCGAACGCGAATTCGACCTGATCGTCATCGGCGCCGGCCCCGTGGGCGAGAACGTCGCCGACCGCGCCGTGCAGGCCGGTCTCACCGCCGTGATCGTCGAATCCGAGCTGGTCGGCGGCGAGTGCTCGTACTGGGCGTGCATGCCGTCGAAGGCGCTGCTGCGCAGCGGCGCCGCTCTGCGCGCCGCGCGCGACGTCGACGGCGCGAAGCAGGCCGTGACCGGCGACCTCGACATCGCCGCGGTCCTCCGCCGCCGCGACTCCATGACCAGCAACTGGAACGACGCCGGGCAGGTGTCGTGGCTCGAGGGCGCGGGTATCGAGCTCGTGCGCGGCCACGGCCGCCTCACCGGCGAGAAGACGGTGCGCGTCACCGCCGACGACGGGACGACGACCGACCTCGTCGCCCGCCACGCGGTCGCGGTGTGCACGGGTTCCGCGGCGCTGCTCCCCGGCATCCCGGGCCTTGCCGACATCGAGCCGTGGACGAGCCGCGAGGCGACGGCGGTGCAGAGCATCCCCGGGTCGCTCGCGATCCTCGGCGGCGGCGTCGTCGGCGCCGAGCTGGCGACGGCGTTCGCGAGCCTCGGCGCCGAGGTCACGATCATCGCGCGCTCGGGCCTCTTGGGCGGCACCGAGCCGTTCGCCGGCGAGCTGGTCGCCGATTCCCTCCGTGCCCGCGGCGTCACGGTGAAGACGGGCGTGGATGCCACGGCCGCCCGCCGCGACGACGACGGACGCCGCGTGCTCGAGCTGTCCGACGGCACCGCCGTGACCGCCGACGAGGTGCTCGTAGCGACCGGCCGCGTGCCGCGCACGACCGACCTGGGGCTCGACGCCGTCGGCCTCGAGGAGGGCTCGTGGCTCGACGTCGACGACACGCTCCTCGTGCGCGGCTACGACTGGCTGTACGCCGTCGGCGACGTGAACCACCGCGCGCTCCTCACCCACCAGGGCAAGTACCAGGCGCGCGCGGCGGGCGACGTCATCGCCGTTCGCGCGCAGGGCGGCGAGGTCGACGACAGCCCGTGGGGGGCCCACGTCGCGACCGCCGACCACGACGCCGTCCCGCAGGTCACGTTCACCGACCCCGAGGTCGCGTCCGTCGGTCTCACCGCCGCCGCCGCCGAGAAGCGCGGCCTGAACGTGAAGGTACTCGATTACGACCTCGCGCACGTCGCCGGGTCCAGCGAGCAGTCCGACGCGTACGCCGGCAAGGCCCGCGCGATCGTCGACCTCGACCGCGGCGTGCTGGTCGGCGCGACGTTCGTCGGCCCCGACATCGCCGAGCTGCTGCACTCCGCGACGGTCGCGATCGTCGGCGAGGTACCGGTGAAACGGCTGTGGCACGCGGTCCCGTCGTACCCCACGGTCAGCGAGGTCTGGCTGCGCCTGCTCGAGACGCTGGGCCGCGACTCGGCGTGA
- the purH gene encoding bifunctional phosphoribosylaminoimidazolecarboxamide formyltransferase/IMP cyclohydrolase produces MAGPRHDPADYRPRDVVPIRRALVSVSDKTGLLELGEALASAGVEIVSTGGSATLLRDAGFEVTDVSAVTGFPESLDGRVKTLHPNVHAGLLADLRLAGHEAQLDDLGILPFELVVVNLYPFVETVASGAEGDDVVEQIDIGGPAMVRASAKNHANVAIVVSPESYPAIIDALRTQGGTNLVQRRELAARAFSHTAAYDTAVSTWFAEGTLGDDIDLPAHLTIQAERLSTLRYGENSHQRAAIYTRVGGHGIAQATQLQGKEMSYNNYVDADAALRAAFDMVKPAVAIIKHANPCGIAVAAPNALDPIASAHLRAHECDPVSAFGGVIAANRTVTLKMAENLRDIFTEVIIAPDFEPEALEVFKLKKNLRVLQLPADWRQEPMDVRLVSGGLLLQDADRFPADIESVAKDWELVSGERPSDEEMTNLIFAWKACRAVKSNAIVLAKGSATVGIGMGQVNRVDSCRLAVERAGDRAAGSIAASDAFFPFADGPQVLIDAGISAIIQPGGSVRDAEVVDAARAAGVTMFFTGERHFFH; encoded by the coding sequence ATGGCCGGACCCCGCCACGACCCCGCCGACTACCGTCCCCGTGACGTCGTCCCGATCCGCCGCGCACTGGTGTCGGTGAGCGACAAGACCGGCCTGCTCGAGCTCGGTGAGGCGCTGGCGTCCGCGGGCGTCGAGATCGTGTCGACCGGGGGCTCGGCGACGCTGCTCCGCGACGCCGGGTTCGAGGTGACCGACGTCTCCGCCGTCACCGGCTTCCCCGAGTCGCTCGACGGACGCGTGAAGACGCTGCACCCGAACGTCCACGCCGGGCTCCTCGCCGACCTGCGCCTGGCCGGCCACGAGGCGCAGCTCGACGACCTCGGCATCCTCCCGTTCGAGCTCGTCGTCGTGAACCTGTACCCGTTCGTGGAGACCGTGGCATCCGGCGCCGAGGGCGATGACGTCGTGGAGCAGATCGACATCGGCGGCCCTGCCATGGTGCGCGCCTCGGCGAAGAACCACGCCAACGTCGCGATCGTCGTTTCGCCCGAGTCGTACCCCGCGATCATCGACGCGCTGCGCACGCAGGGCGGCACGAACCTCGTGCAGCGCCGCGAGCTGGCCGCCCGCGCGTTCTCGCACACCGCCGCCTACGACACCGCGGTGTCGACGTGGTTCGCGGAGGGGACGCTCGGCGACGACATCGACCTCCCGGCGCACCTCACGATCCAGGCCGAGCGCCTGTCGACCCTGCGGTACGGCGAGAACTCGCACCAGCGCGCCGCGATCTACACGCGCGTGGGCGGCCACGGCATCGCCCAGGCGACGCAGCTGCAGGGCAAGGAGATGTCGTACAACAACTACGTCGACGCCGACGCCGCGCTGCGCGCCGCGTTCGACATGGTGAAGCCGGCTGTCGCGATCATCAAGCACGCGAACCCCTGCGGTATCGCGGTCGCCGCTCCCAACGCGCTCGACCCGATCGCCTCGGCGCACCTGCGCGCGCACGAATGCGACCCCGTCTCGGCGTTCGGCGGCGTCATCGCCGCCAACAGGACGGTCACGCTGAAGATGGCGGAGAACCTGCGCGACATCTTCACCGAGGTCATCATCGCGCCCGACTTCGAGCCGGAGGCCCTCGAGGTCTTCAAGCTGAAGAAGAACCTGCGCGTGCTGCAGCTGCCCGCCGACTGGCGCCAGGAGCCGATGGACGTGCGTCTCGTCTCGGGCGGCCTGCTGCTGCAGGATGCCGACCGCTTCCCCGCCGACATCGAGTCGGTCGCGAAGGACTGGGAGCTCGTCTCGGGCGAGCGCCCGTCGGACGAGGAGATGACCAACCTCATCTTCGCCTGGAAGGCGTGCCGCGCCGTGAAGTCCAACGCGATCGTGCTCGCGAAGGGTTCGGCGACCGTGGGCATCGGCATGGGCCAGGTCAACCGCGTCGACTCGTGCCGCCTCGCGGTCGAGCGCGCGGGCGACCGTGCGGCCGGGTCGATCGCGGCATCCGACGCGTTCTTCCCCTTCGCCGACGGCCCGCAGGTGCTGATCGACGCCGGGATCTCGGCGATCATTCAGCCCGGCGGTTCGGTGCGGGATGCCGAGGTCGTCGACGCCGCGCGCGCCGCCGGCGTCACGATGTTCTTCACGGGCGAGCGTCACTTCTTCCACTGA
- a CDS encoding DUF1697 domain-containing protein → MPRTIALIRGVGGPTAMKMPLLREVLASAGLGEVVTLQVAGNVVLDDGGRSPDEIAGTIRDAVRAAFGHDLAVIVRSHAELADSRGRNPFADASEGRWVQTVFLDAAPGLALKVPDGIPEEAVLDGREVFVRYPEGIGGSKLQAGWFEKRLGVTGTARNANTIAKLIALSA, encoded by the coding sequence ATGCCGAGAACGATCGCGCTGATCCGCGGTGTCGGCGGGCCAACGGCGATGAAGATGCCGCTGCTGCGCGAGGTGCTGGCATCCGCGGGTCTCGGTGAGGTCGTCACGTTGCAGGTAGCCGGGAACGTCGTGCTCGACGACGGCGGCCGCTCCCCCGACGAGATCGCCGGAACGATCCGGGATGCCGTGCGCGCGGCGTTCGGGCATGACCTGGCGGTGATCGTGCGCTCGCACGCCGAACTCGCCGATTCGCGGGGGCGGAACCCGTTCGCCGACGCCTCCGAGGGACGGTGGGTGCAGACGGTGTTCCTCGACGCGGCACCAGGCCTCGCGCTGAAGGTGCCCGACGGCATCCCGGAAGAGGCCGTGCTCGACGGCCGCGAGGTGTTCGTGCGCTACCCCGAGGGCATCGGCGGGTCGAAGCTGCAGGCCGGCTGGTTCGAGAAACGCCTGGGCGTCACGGGCACGGCGCGCAACGCCAACACGATCGCGAAACTTATCGCGCTGAGCGCCTGA
- a CDS encoding LacI family DNA-binding transcriptional regulator yields MTNETRPTIADVARRAGVSKGLVSFALNGRAGVAPDTRDRILSVAAEMGWSPSLRARSLSVGRAFACGLVIGRSPDVIAADPFFPSFIAGVEDEFSVSGQVLVLAAATPGRHEEETYRGLAADRRVDGVILSDLRADDPRIDLVASLGIAAVTLGVPDVDSPFTSVSVDDGAGIRLAVDHLADLGHTDIAHVAGPSAMLHGRHRAAAFEAAARARGIRARVVETDFSAADGARATTALLDAEVPPTAIVYSNDNMAVAGLGTAQRRGLSVPRDLSITGFDDTELGRHLFPALTSVSTDARGWGAAAARALLQAIAGGEPEALALADPGLQVRDSTAPPTRS; encoded by the coding sequence ATGACGAATGAGACGCGACCCACGATCGCCGATGTCGCGCGCCGCGCGGGTGTCAGCAAGGGCCTGGTGTCGTTCGCGTTGAACGGCCGCGCCGGCGTCGCCCCCGACACCCGCGACCGCATCCTGTCGGTCGCGGCCGAGATGGGCTGGAGCCCGAGCCTCCGGGCGCGGTCGCTCAGCGTCGGCCGGGCCTTCGCGTGCGGTCTCGTGATCGGCCGCAGCCCGGACGTCATCGCCGCCGACCCCTTCTTCCCGTCGTTCATCGCGGGCGTCGAGGACGAGTTCTCCGTTTCGGGCCAGGTGCTCGTGCTCGCGGCCGCCACCCCGGGCCGCCACGAAGAGGAGACCTACCGCGGACTCGCGGCCGACCGCCGCGTCGATGGCGTGATCCTCTCCGACCTCCGCGCCGACGATCCGCGCATCGACCTCGTCGCGAGCCTCGGCATCGCCGCCGTGACCCTCGGCGTCCCCGACGTCGACAGCCCCTTCACCTCCGTCTCGGTCGACGACGGCGCCGGCATCCGCCTCGCCGTCGACCACCTCGCCGACCTCGGGCACACCGACATCGCGCATGTCGCGGGTCCGTCCGCGATGCTGCACGGACGCCACCGCGCGGCCGCGTTCGAGGCGGCGGCGCGGGCGCGCGGCATCCGGGCCCGTGTCGTCGAGACCGACTTCAGCGCCGCCGACGGGGCGCGGGCCACCACGGCCCTGCTCGACGCCGAGGTTCCGCCCACGGCGATCGTGTACTCCAACGACAACATGGCTGTCGCGGGGCTCGGCACGGCGCAGCGCCGCGGCCTGTCGGTGCCCCGCGACCTCTCGATCACCGGGTTCGACGACACCGAACTCGGCCGGCACCTGTTCCCCGCCCTCACGAGCGTCTCCACCGACGCGCGCGGCTGGGGGGCGGCCGCTGCTCGCGCTCTGCTGCAGGCGATCGCGGGAGGAGAGCCCGAGGCACTCGCGCTCGCCGACCCCGGCCTGCAGGTGCGCGACTCCACCGCGCCGCCGACTCGAAGCTGA
- the purN gene encoding phosphoribosylglycinamide formyltransferase, with amino-acid sequence MLTVAVLISGTGSNLRALLEAAAAPDFPARVIAVGADREADGFAHAEHFGIPTFLVPFDGFSSREEWGAELGAQLRVWQPDLVVLSGLMRLLPADLVAEWEPRIINTHPAYLPEFPGAHGVRDALRAGADQTGASVIVVDSGVDTGPILAQERIPVLPDDTEDTLHERIKPVERRLLIDVVRRIAEGDLDLDATASRHP; translated from the coding sequence GTGCTCACGGTCGCCGTTCTCATCTCCGGCACCGGCTCCAACCTCCGCGCCCTGCTCGAGGCGGCTGCCGCCCCCGACTTCCCCGCGCGGGTGATCGCGGTCGGTGCCGATCGCGAAGCCGACGGCTTCGCCCACGCCGAGCACTTCGGCATCCCGACCTTCCTCGTCCCGTTCGACGGGTTCTCCTCGCGCGAGGAATGGGGCGCCGAACTCGGTGCGCAGCTGCGGGTCTGGCAGCCCGACCTCGTCGTGCTGAGCGGACTCATGCGCCTGCTGCCCGCCGACCTCGTCGCCGAGTGGGAACCGCGCATCATCAACACCCACCCCGCGTACCTGCCGGAGTTCCCCGGAGCTCACGGGGTGCGCGACGCCCTCCGCGCCGGCGCCGACCAGACCGGCGCGAGCGTCATCGTCGTCGACTCGGGAGTCGACACCGGCCCGATCCTCGCTCAGGAGCGCATCCCCGTGCTGCCCGACGACACCGAGGACACCCTGCACGAGCGCATCAAGCCCGTCGAACGCCGTCTGCTGATCGACGTCGTCCGGCGGATCGCCGAGGGAGACCTCGACCTGGATGCCACGGCATCCCGCCACCCCTGA
- a CDS encoding carbohydrate ABC transporter permease: MKTRVVTYGVLTLGALAFLFPFYYMVVGSLQTNPDSTIAGAFPHPSNLTLENYAAIDGRINLLKGLVNSGIFTGGVILGTIVFGVLAGYALAVLKWRGRSATFALVLLVQVIPFQLLMIPLYVMIARDYGLSDSYLGMILPFFINSTAVVIFRQYFLQLPKELFDAARIDGANEFRLLWSVALPLVRPALLTAVLLTFIGPWNEFLWPFLITKDAAMQPLAVSLANFISTIAASTTNPFGAMMAGAVVLAAPAVALFLIFQRYFTSNDLGSGVKG; encoded by the coding sequence ATGAAGACCAGAGTCGTGACCTACGGCGTGCTGACGCTCGGCGCCCTGGCGTTCCTGTTCCCCTTCTACTACATGGTCGTCGGCTCGCTGCAGACGAACCCGGACTCGACGATCGCGGGCGCGTTCCCGCACCCGTCGAACCTGACGCTGGAGAACTACGCGGCGATCGACGGGCGCATCAACCTGCTGAAGGGCCTCGTCAACTCGGGCATCTTCACCGGGGGAGTGATCCTCGGCACCATCGTGTTCGGCGTGCTCGCCGGGTACGCGCTGGCGGTGCTGAAGTGGCGCGGCCGGTCGGCGACCTTCGCGCTCGTGCTCCTGGTGCAGGTGATCCCGTTCCAGCTGCTGATGATCCCGCTGTACGTGATGATCGCCCGCGACTACGGGCTGAGCGACAGCTACCTCGGCATGATCCTGCCGTTCTTCATCAACTCCACGGCGGTCGTGATCTTCCGGCAGTACTTCCTGCAGCTCCCCAAGGAGCTGTTCGACGCCGCCCGCATCGACGGGGCGAACGAGTTCCGATTGCTGTGGAGCGTCGCGCTGCCGCTCGTGCGCCCCGCGCTGCTGACGGCGGTGCTGCTGACCTTCATCGGTCCGTGGAACGAGTTCCTGTGGCCCTTCCTCATCACGAAGGATGCCGCGATGCAGCCGCTCGCCGTGTCGCTGGCGAACTTCATCTCCACGATCGCCGCCTCCACCACCAACCCCTTCGGCGCGATGATGGCCGGCGCCGTCGTGCTCGCCGCTCCCGCGGTGGCGCTGTTCCTGATCTTCCAGCGCTACTTCACCTCCAACGACCTCGGATCCGGAGTGAAAGGATGA
- a CDS encoding glycoside hydrolase family 130 protein, translating to MTPDSPVPYRLTRVGVVMTPEPGNVDEAEGVLNPASGRGPDGELYLLPRLVAEGNVSRVGIARVVVEDGVPVAVEREGVVLQPDRGWERGADNAGTEDPRTTWVEALGLHVMTYVAYGPLGPRTAVAVSEDLRDWRRLGPVLFRYQDDLDMDLNLFHNKDTVFFPETVTAPDGSEAFAVLHRPMWDLGETKPGQGVRVPAGVSDERQSIWISYVPVASVREDLANLALWEQHRFVAGPAYPFEAVKIGGGPPPLRIPEGWLVLHHGVTGVIDSAFSQQQKVNYAAGALILDADDPSRVIARTPEPLLAPETDDERSGIVPNVVFPTAIEEIDGRHFVFYGMADSKIGVALLERTD from the coding sequence ATGACCCCCGATTCCCCCGTCCCCTACCGCCTCACACGTGTGGGTGTGGTGATGACCCCCGAGCCCGGAAACGTAGACGAAGCCGAGGGGGTGCTCAACCCGGCCTCGGGCCGCGGCCCCGACGGCGAGCTGTACCTGCTGCCGCGCCTGGTCGCCGAGGGCAACGTCTCGCGCGTGGGCATCGCCCGCGTGGTCGTCGAGGACGGGGTGCCCGTCGCCGTCGAACGCGAGGGCGTGGTGCTCCAGCCCGATCGCGGGTGGGAGCGCGGCGCCGACAACGCCGGGACCGAAGACCCGCGCACGACCTGGGTGGAGGCTCTGGGGCTGCACGTCATGACGTACGTCGCCTACGGACCCCTGGGCCCCCGCACCGCCGTCGCCGTCTCCGAGGACCTGCGCGACTGGCGGCGTCTCGGACCCGTGCTGTTCCGCTACCAGGACGACCTCGACATGGACCTGAACCTGTTCCACAACAAGGACACCGTGTTCTTCCCGGAGACGGTCACGGCCCCCGACGGCAGCGAGGCGTTCGCGGTGCTGCACCGACCCATGTGGGACCTCGGCGAGACCAAGCCCGGACAGGGCGTGCGGGTGCCGGCCGGCGTCTCGGACGAGCGGCAGTCCATCTGGATCAGCTACGTGCCCGTGGCATCCGTCCGGGAGGACCTCGCGAACCTCGCGCTGTGGGAGCAGCACCGGTTCGTCGCGGGCCCCGCGTACCCGTTCGAGGCCGTGAAGATCGGCGGGGGACCGCCGCCGCTGCGGATCCCCGAGGGCTGGCTCGTGCTTCACCACGGTGTGACCGGCGTGATCGACAGCGCGTTCTCGCAGCAGCAGAAGGTGAACTACGCCGCGGGCGCCCTGATCCTGGATGCCGATGACCCGAGCCGCGTGATCGCGCGGACGCCGGAGCCGCTGCTGGCCCCCGAGACCGATGACGAGCGCAGCGGCATCGTGCCGAACGTCGTCTTCCCGACCGCGATCGAGGAGATCGACGGCCGCCACTTCGTGTTCTACGGCATGGCCGACTCGAAGATCGGTGTCGCCCTGCTCGAGCGCACCGACTGA
- a CDS encoding carbohydrate ABC transporter permease, translating into MTVDLTRTSGRTGGDPGRSGRAGGAGDAGKKRRRLLGAQPLGILFSAPYLIFIGVVFAYPIVFAVWMSFHDYFFTAPGANVDRPFVGLDNYVAALSDPAVWRSFGNVGIFLLINVPLTVVLSIVLATALDRVVRARAFFRVAFYVPYVTASVAVVAVWLFLFSNSGLINNALGPLAPNPSWLVNSALAMPTIALFVTWKGLGFYILLYLAALQNVQRELYESVAVDGGGRLRQFFSVTVPGVRPATFLVVLLATITGANLFTEPYLLTNGGGPNGASTSPVLLIYQKGIEQQNPDVAAAIGVVLIIFVLIIAALQRRFVGREES; encoded by the coding sequence ATGACCGTCGATCTCACCCGCACGTCCGGGCGGACCGGGGGCGACCCCGGCCGGTCCGGTCGTGCGGGGGGAGCAGGGGATGCCGGGAAGAAGCGGCGCCGCCTCCTCGGGGCGCAGCCGCTCGGCATCCTGTTCTCCGCTCCGTACCTGATCTTCATCGGGGTCGTCTTCGCCTACCCGATCGTGTTCGCGGTGTGGATGTCGTTCCACGACTACTTCTTCACCGCCCCGGGCGCGAACGTCGACCGGCCGTTCGTCGGCCTCGACAACTACGTCGCGGCGCTGAGCGACCCGGCCGTCTGGCGGTCGTTCGGCAACGTCGGGATCTTCCTGCTGATCAACGTCCCGCTGACGGTCGTGCTCTCGATCGTGCTGGCCACGGCGCTGGACCGGGTGGTGCGCGCCCGCGCGTTCTTCCGCGTCGCGTTCTACGTGCCCTACGTCACGGCATCCGTCGCGGTGGTCGCGGTGTGGCTGTTCCTGTTCTCGAACTCGGGGCTGATCAACAACGCCCTCGGCCCGCTGGCGCCGAACCCGTCATGGCTGGTCAACTCGGCGCTCGCGATGCCGACCATCGCGCTGTTCGTGACGTGGAAGGGGCTCGGGTTCTACATCCTGCTGTACCTCGCGGCGCTCCAGAACGTGCAGCGCGAGCTGTACGAATCGGTCGCGGTCGACGGCGGCGGACGCCTCCGGCAGTTCTTCTCGGTGACCGTGCCGGGCGTGCGTCCGGCGACGTTCCTCGTGGTGCTGCTCGCCACGATCACCGGCGCGAACCTCTTCACCGAGCCGTACCTGCTCACCAACGGCGGCGGCCCCAACGGCGCGTCGACGTCGCCCGTGCTGCTGATCTATCAGAAGGGCATCGAGCAGCAGAACCCCGACGTGGCCGCGGCCATCGGGGTGGTGCTGATCATCTTCGTGCTGATCATCGCGGCGCTCCAGCGCCGGTTCGTGGGGAGGGAGGAATCATGA